A section of the Neofelis nebulosa isolate mNeoNeb1 chromosome 12, mNeoNeb1.pri, whole genome shotgun sequence genome encodes:
- the CCDC183 gene encoding coiled-coil domain-containing protein 183 isoform X1, producing MKACSEADVEGQIQELKTITRLQEQCRALQIQAVKEKTVKNRATLALLHSTIRRGAQDWALAQKYDQQTISKACGKDTSMRLAHCRCSMEVAREKLRKYVFDRVNVHNVLIHLVRRRERKLESMKLELASLRRQPDNTKEEQRLRQVIRQLENNIEKTVIKITASQNIYLLYVDLLDYLKKELASYPTGLDKLQNLVSDYCSELSDMTVMSQDAMMITDEVKMNLRQAEATFIEERRARENRLNQQKKLIDKIHTRETNEKFRRGRRDLDFPSSLVGAETVKGNLKVRKRETSQADIQYQTDVTALVEKAKIAVQCSHLWDIAGRFLAQRNTEENLGRQVEGCEWRRVRPEALVKKLEAEEAALKFRQTPSSASFKSVEKKMKDMLREEEERLQLAYSNMTKSQKLLLTIQMGIDNLYARLIGIALPTAQKEVLSNTLDVSSKLAYCEGKLLYLADRLQALSRTEEVNAKVRDTLESSTLKEKRNQRISFEDLEDDVIETFQFADVDHSYVPSRAEIKRQARWLIEGRLKVAKKKKK from the exons ATGAAGGCATGCAGTGAGGCAGATGTGGAGGGGCAGATCCAGGAGCTGAAGACAATCACTCGGCTCCAGG agCAATGCCGGGCACTGCAGATCCAGGCCGTAAAGGAGAAGACGGTCAAGAACAGAGCCACGCTGGCTCTCCTGCACAGCACCATCCGCCGTGGGGCCCAGGACTGGGCTTTGGCCCAGAAG TATGACCAGCAGACCATCTCCAAGGCCTGCGGGAAGGACACGTCCATGAGGTTGGCGCACTGCCGCTGCTCCATGGAG GTGGCGCGGGAGAAGCTGCGAAAGTACGTCTTCGACCGCGTGAACGTGCACAACGTACTGATCCACCTGGTGCGACGGCGGGAGCGGAAGCTGGAGAGCATGAAGCTGGAGCTGGCTAGTTTGCGGAGGCAGCCCGACAACACCAAGGAGGAGCAGCGCCTGCGGCAG GTCATCCGCCAGCTGGAGAACAACATTGAAAAGACCGTGATCAAGATCACCGCAAGCCAGAACATCTACCTGCTGTACGTGGACCTGCTGGATTATCTGAAGAAA GAGCTGGCCAGCTACCCCACAGGGCTGGACAAGCTACAGAATCTCGTGAGTGACTACtgctcagaactgtcagacatGACCGTCATGTCCCAGGATGCCATGATGATTACAGATGAGGTCAAG ATGAACCTGAGGCAAGCGGAGGCGACTTTCATCGAGGAACGCAGGGCCCGGGAGAACCGGCTCAACCAGCAGAAGAAGCTGATCGACAAGATCCACACGAGGGAGACCAACGAGAAGTTCCGCAGG ggccgGCGGGACTTGGACTTCCCCTCCAGTCTCGTGGGTGCAGAAACCGTGAAAGGTAACCTGAAAG tgaggaaaagagagaccTCCCAGGCTGATATCCAATACCAGACGGACGTGACTGCTTTGGTGGAGAAAGCGAAGATAGCTGTACAATGCTCCCACCTCTGG GACATCGCCGGCCGCTTCCTGGCTCAGAGGAACACGGAAGAGAACCTCGGGCGGCAGGTGGAGGGCTGCGAGTGGCGGCGGGTGCGGCCGGAGGCCCTGGTGAAGAAGCTAGAAGCAGAGGAGGCCGCGCTCAAGTTCCGCCAGACGCCCAGCTCCGCCAG CTTCAAGTCTGTcgagaagaaaatgaaggacatgctgagagaggaggaagaaaggctcCAGCTGGCCTACTCCAACATGACCAAGAGCCAGAAGCTGCTGCTGACCATCCAGATGGGCATCGACAACCTCTACGCCCGGCTGATCGGCATTGCGCTGCCCACGGCCCAG AAAGAAGTGCTCTCCAACACCCTCGACGTGTCCAGCAAGCTGGCATACTGTGAGGGAAAGCTCCTGTACCTGGCCGACAGACTGCAGGCGCTGTCCAGGACCGAGGAG GTCAACGCAAAGGTGAGGGATACCCTGGAGTCCTCAACTCTGAAGGAGAAGCGGAACCAGAGGATCAGCTTTGAAGACCTGGAGGACGATGTGATAG AAACCTTCCAGTTCGCAGACGTGGACCACAGCTACGTCCCCTCGCGGGCCGAGATCAAGAGGCAGGCCCGGTGGCTGATCGAGGGGAGGCTCAAGGTggccaagaaaaagaagaagtaa
- the CCDC183 gene encoding coiled-coil domain-containing protein 183 isoform X2 yields the protein MKACSEADVEGQIQELKTITRLQEQCRALQIQAVKEKTVKNRATLALLHSTIRRGAQDWALAQKYDQQTISKACGKDTSMRLAHCRCSMEVAREKLRKYVFDRVNVHNVLIHLVRRRERKLESMKLELASLRRQPDNTKEEQRLRQVIRQLENNIEKTVIKITASQNIYLLYVDLLDYLKKELASYPTGLDKLQNLVSDYCSELSDMTVMSQDAMMITDEVKMNLRQAEATFIEERRARENRLNQQKKLIDKIHTRETNEKFRRGRRDLDFPSSLVGAETVKVRKRETSQADIQYQTDVTALVEKAKIAVQCSHLWDIAGRFLAQRNTEENLGRQVEGCEWRRVRPEALVKKLEAEEAALKFRQTPSSASFKSVEKKMKDMLREEEERLQLAYSNMTKSQKLLLTIQMGIDNLYARLIGIALPTAQKEVLSNTLDVSSKLAYCEGKLLYLADRLQALSRTEEVNAKVRDTLESSTLKEKRNQRISFEDLEDDVIETFQFADVDHSYVPSRAEIKRQARWLIEGRLKVAKKKKK from the exons ATGAAGGCATGCAGTGAGGCAGATGTGGAGGGGCAGATCCAGGAGCTGAAGACAATCACTCGGCTCCAGG agCAATGCCGGGCACTGCAGATCCAGGCCGTAAAGGAGAAGACGGTCAAGAACAGAGCCACGCTGGCTCTCCTGCACAGCACCATCCGCCGTGGGGCCCAGGACTGGGCTTTGGCCCAGAAG TATGACCAGCAGACCATCTCCAAGGCCTGCGGGAAGGACACGTCCATGAGGTTGGCGCACTGCCGCTGCTCCATGGAG GTGGCGCGGGAGAAGCTGCGAAAGTACGTCTTCGACCGCGTGAACGTGCACAACGTACTGATCCACCTGGTGCGACGGCGGGAGCGGAAGCTGGAGAGCATGAAGCTGGAGCTGGCTAGTTTGCGGAGGCAGCCCGACAACACCAAGGAGGAGCAGCGCCTGCGGCAG GTCATCCGCCAGCTGGAGAACAACATTGAAAAGACCGTGATCAAGATCACCGCAAGCCAGAACATCTACCTGCTGTACGTGGACCTGCTGGATTATCTGAAGAAA GAGCTGGCCAGCTACCCCACAGGGCTGGACAAGCTACAGAATCTCGTGAGTGACTACtgctcagaactgtcagacatGACCGTCATGTCCCAGGATGCCATGATGATTACAGATGAGGTCAAG ATGAACCTGAGGCAAGCGGAGGCGACTTTCATCGAGGAACGCAGGGCCCGGGAGAACCGGCTCAACCAGCAGAAGAAGCTGATCGACAAGATCCACACGAGGGAGACCAACGAGAAGTTCCGCAGG ggccgGCGGGACTTGGACTTCCCCTCCAGTCTCGTGGGTGCAGAAACCGTGAAAG tgaggaaaagagagaccTCCCAGGCTGATATCCAATACCAGACGGACGTGACTGCTTTGGTGGAGAAAGCGAAGATAGCTGTACAATGCTCCCACCTCTGG GACATCGCCGGCCGCTTCCTGGCTCAGAGGAACACGGAAGAGAACCTCGGGCGGCAGGTGGAGGGCTGCGAGTGGCGGCGGGTGCGGCCGGAGGCCCTGGTGAAGAAGCTAGAAGCAGAGGAGGCCGCGCTCAAGTTCCGCCAGACGCCCAGCTCCGCCAG CTTCAAGTCTGTcgagaagaaaatgaaggacatgctgagagaggaggaagaaaggctcCAGCTGGCCTACTCCAACATGACCAAGAGCCAGAAGCTGCTGCTGACCATCCAGATGGGCATCGACAACCTCTACGCCCGGCTGATCGGCATTGCGCTGCCCACGGCCCAG AAAGAAGTGCTCTCCAACACCCTCGACGTGTCCAGCAAGCTGGCATACTGTGAGGGAAAGCTCCTGTACCTGGCCGACAGACTGCAGGCGCTGTCCAGGACCGAGGAG GTCAACGCAAAGGTGAGGGATACCCTGGAGTCCTCAACTCTGAAGGAGAAGCGGAACCAGAGGATCAGCTTTGAAGACCTGGAGGACGATGTGATAG AAACCTTCCAGTTCGCAGACGTGGACCACAGCTACGTCCCCTCGCGGGCCGAGATCAAGAGGCAGGCCCGGTGGCTGATCGAGGGGAGGCTCAAGGTggccaagaaaaagaagaagtaa
- the TMEM141 gene encoding transmembrane protein 141: MVNLGLSRVDDAVATKHPGLRGYAACQSSAFVKGIFTFVTGTGATFGLQMFLQRKFPYPFQWRVLVAVVTGSVASYWVPRVESHRCSNLWLFPETGRLPRDLGTDQRS, translated from the exons ATGGTGAACCTGGGCCTGTCCCGGGTGGACGACGCCGTGGCCACCAAGCACCCG GGACTCCGGGGGTATGCCGCGTGCCAGTCGAGCGCCTTCGTGAAGGGCATTTTCACCTTTGTCACAG GCACCGGTGCAACCTTCGGCCTGCAGATGTTCCTTCAGAGGAAGTTTCCGTACCCCTTCCAGTGGAGGGTGCTGGTGGCCGTAG TCACAGGCTCAGTGGCCAGCTATTGGGTGCCCCGAGTGGAGTCGCACAGATGCAGCAACCTCTGGCTCTTCCCGGAGACGGGGCGGCTCCCCAGAGACCTGGGCACAG ATCAGCGCAGCTAG